One Acidobacteriota bacterium genomic window, AGTGCAGAGGCGCCGGACGTGCCAGGCTGCATCGCCGCCGCGAAAACGCTTCGCGAGACACAAAAGCTCATGCGAGAGGCGATTTCGCTTCATCTCGAGCTCACCAAGGAAATGGGTGAGAAGTTGCCGCGTCCTGAGACGGAGACTAACTACGTTCGAGTGAGGAAACCAGAACTTCGTGCGCGAGCCCGATAATATGCCGACTCCATCCGACAAATTTCACGACGAATGTGGCGTGGTCGCCATCTACGCCCATCCGGAAGCCTCGACGCTCGCCTACCTCGGGCTGCACATGCTGCAGCATCGCGGGCAGGAGTCCGCCGGCATAGTGAGCTCCGACCTGGCCACGCTGCACGCGCACAAGGCCATGGGGCAGGTCGCGGACATCTTCACCGAAGACGTGCTCGCGCGCCTGACCGGGCCGCTCGCCATCGGACACACGCGCTACTCCACCTCCGGCGACAGCGCGCTGCTCAATGCGCAGCCCATCATGGTGGATTGCAACAAGGGAATGATCGCGCTCGCGCACAACGGAAACCTGGTCAACGCGCACATCATCCGGCAGAAGCTCGAGCAGCAAGGTTCCATCTTCCAGACCACCTCGGACACCGAAGTGATCGTGCACCTGGTGGCGCAATCCAAGGAGCAGACGCTCCCGGAAGCGATCGCCGACGCGCTGCGCCGCATCGAGGGCGCGTTCTCGCTGGTGCTGATGACGCGTGACCGGGTGTTCGCGGTGCGCGATCCGCGCGGGTTCCGTCCGCTATCGATGGGCAGGATCAAAGGCACGCAGGTCCCGGGCAGCGCGTCGCTGCCGAGCGCGGCGGTGGGGAATGACACCATCGTCTTCGCCAGTGAGACTTGCGCCTTCGACCTGATCGGCGCCACTTACGAGCGCGACGTCTCCCCCGGCGAGATGATCGTGGTCGGCCCGGAGGGCATCAGCTCACGCTTCTACCACTCCACCTCGCAGCCGCAATCGAGCTGCATCTTCGAGCACGTGTACTTTTCCCGGCCCGATTCCATCGTCTTCGGACGCAGCGTGCAGGAGAGCCGTGAGGCCCTCGGACGCCAGCTCGCCATCGAAGCGCCGGTCGAGGCCGATATCGTCGTCCCCGTCCCCGATTCCGGCGTGGTCGCCGCCACCGGATACAGCGAGCAGAGCAACATCCCACTGCGCCTTGGCCTCATCCGCAACCATTACGTCGGGCGCACCTTCATCGAGCCGGAACAGCGAGTGCGCGATTTCGGCGTGCGCCTCAAGCTCAACCCGGTGCGCTCACTGCTCAAGGACAAGCGCGTCATCCTGATCGACGACTCCATCGTCCGCGGCACCACCAGCCGCAAGATCGTGCGCATGGTGCGCGAGGCGGGGGCCAAGGAAGTGCATATGCGCATCTCCTGCCCGCCGACCATCTCGCCGTGCTTCTACGGCGTGGACACGCCCTCGAAGTCACAACTCATCGCCGCGAACAAATCCATCGAAGAGATCCGCGAGTACATCGGCGCCGATTCGCTGGCGTATCTCTCCCACGAAGGCATGAAGCAGGCTTGTGGCGAGAGCGAGAAGTTGACGTATTGCTCCGCTTGCTACACCGGAAAATATCCCACCGATTTCATCGATGTGGCGGAGTTAGAGGCCAGCGCGAAGAAGTGCTGAGCGCCCAGGACGCGTTCAGGCAGCTTTGTCGTTCGACCCGACGTCCGGACCGAAGTCGTAATCGGAAGCCGCCGGGTCGCCATCCATCAGTTCCACGAACTCCACCCGGTCGCCGCAGTAATGACACGTGGGCAGCAGATCGTCTTTGAGCACGATCACGCTATGCGGCATGCGGTGCTGATAGTGGTAGACGCGATAGATGCCGGAGTGCGGCGCCTTCGTCCCGGCCGCGAGACGAGTTGGATCGCGTTGGATCGGTTCAGCCATGGTTGCCACCGAATGCTCGGTTGCATGGCCGTGAAGTTGGCGGTCGTGCAGCGTTAGGTAGTTGGATGTTCGCTATCGAACAAGAGATGGCCCCGCCAGAATACGTCAGAGTTGTTGCTCGGTGCACGGCAAACAAAGGGGTTAGTGAAGCCCCGGCCCAGTTTCGCTAGGAGCGCTTGCGCCACCGCGATGGGCGCGCCGGCGGCCGGCTCAGGCCGGCTTCTGCGCCGCGATCACGCGCGGTATCCCCTGCAGGTCGTGGGTAACACGAATGTTGGTCCAGCCGGAGAGAAGCTCGCGGACGAGCTGCTCGCTCGAGTATCCCATCTCCATCACCAGCCATCCGCCGGGCACGAGCGCCGCGCGCGCCTGCGGGATGAGCCGCCGATAAATGTCCATACCCTCGATGCCGGAGAACACGGCGACCTTCGGTTCGAACTCGCGGACCTGGCGCTGCACTTTATCGGCTTCGCCCTCGCCGACGTACGGCGGGTTGGAGACGACCAGATCGAAATGTTCTTTCGGCAGCGCAGCCAGCAGGTCGCTCTCGAAGAAGGCGATACGCTTTTCCAGCTGGTGCCGCGCCGCGTTGGCGCGCGCGATCTCGAGCGCTGCGGACGAGATATCCACCGCAGTCATCTTGGCGGCGGGAAACTCGCCCGCCAGGGCCACCGCGATGCATCCGGAACCGGTGCCGATGTCGGCGATCTTTTCGAACATCTTTTCGGACGTCAGCGCTTTTGCCAGCTCGAGCGTGGTCTCGATCACGTGCTCGGTCTCGGGACGCGGGATCAGCACTGCCGGGGAGACGATGAAGTCGAGTCCCCAGAACTCTTGGTGTCCGGTGATGTACTGCGTGGGTTTGCCGGTGGAGCGCTCGGTGATGGTGGCGTTGTAGCGGTTCTCTTCGTCGCCGGTGAGTTTGCGTTCGGGATGCGCGTAAAGGTACGCGCGGTCGCAGCCGAGGACGAACATGAGCAGCGTCTCGGCGTTCATCCGCGACGAGCCTACGTCGTTCTGCTCCAGGGTGCGGACGGCGCGGCGAAGGGCGGCGTCAAGTCTCACGGATTTAGCTTACGACCGCGGCTTCCTGCTTCAGCTTCTCCGCCTGGTCGTGGGCGGCCACCGCGTCGATGAAGGGCTGCAGCTTGCCTTCCATCACATCGCTGAGTTGATGGATGGTCAGGCCGACTCTGTGGTCGGTCACGCGGTTCTGCGGGAAGTTGTAGGTGCGTATCTTCTCGCTGCGATCGCCGGAACCGACCTGCGCCTTGCGCTCCTTTGCCAATAGTTGGTGCTGACGTTCGAGCTCCTGCTCGTAAAGGCGCGAGCGCAGCACGCGCATGCCCTTCTCGCGGTTCTTGATCTGCGACTTCTCGTCCTGGCAGCTCACCACCGTGCCGGTGGGAATGTGCGTGATGCGCACCGCGGAGTAGGTGGTATTGACCGACTGGCCGCCAGGCCCGGAGGAGCAGAAGGTATCGATGCGGAGATCCTTGGCTTCGATCTTCACGTCCACGTCCTCCGCCTCGGGCAGCACCGCCACTGTGATCGCCGAAGTGTGCACCCGGCCCTGCTGCTCGGTCTGCGGCACACGCTGCACGCGGTGCACGCCCGACTCGTACTTCAAGAGCGAGTACGCGCCCTTGCCCTCGACGATGGCGATCACTTCCTTCAAGCCGCCCACGCCCGACTCCGAGCTCGACAGGATCTCGACCTTCCAGCGATGCGCCTCGGCGAAACGCGTGTACATGCGGAACATCTCGCCGGCGAAGAGCGACGCCTCGTCGCCGCCGGTGCCGGCCCGGATCTCGAGCACCACGTTCTTGTCGTCGTTGGGATCCTTGGGCAGCAGCAGCTTCTTGATCTCTTCTTCCACGCCGCCGACGCGGCTTTCGAGCTTGGTCAACTCTTCCTGCGCCATCGCGCGTAGCTCGGCGTCCGTCTCTTCGGCAAGCATCTGCTTGCTCTCGGAGATCCCCCGTCGAAGGTCCTTGAACTCACGATACTTCTCCACGATGCCGGTCAACTCGGCATGCGCCTTGGCGGTCTTCTGATACTTCGCCGAGTCGGTCACGATCTCGGGCGAAGAGAGCGCCTGGGTGAGCTCTTCGTACTTCTTCTCGATCTGGTCCAATCTTTCGTACATGGCTATCACTGCCGCCGTCAGACATAAGACGGCTTCCTCTCGATTCTAGATTCTTATCTGGCTTAGTGCAGAGGGAATAGTGCGGATAAGAGTTATGCGGGGAGCCCCGCTACGCGATCACGAGTTCGCCGCCGCGCTGCCGCTCGAGCACCATAGCCTCATCGAGCGCGCGGATGGCGCATTCGACCTGGGCGTCAGCCGGAGGCTTGGTGGTGATGCGCTGTAGCCAGAGGCCAGGCTGCGTCATCAGCGCGAACAGCGACTTCCGCCGCTTGGCGGCGAAGCGGATGATCTCGTAAGACACTCCGGCGATCACCGGCAGCAGCGCGATGCGGATGGCGATGCGCGCCCACAAGGTGTGTACCGGGAAGACCATGTAGAAGACGATGGAGATCAGCATCACCGTCATGAGGAAGCTGGTGCCACAACGCGGATGGAAGGTGGAGAATTTCTGCGCGGCTTCGATATTCAGCGGACCGCCATCCTCAAACGCGAAGACCGTCTTATGCTCGGCGCCATGATACTGGTAGACGCGCCGGATATCCGACCACAGCGAGACCGCCCAGATGAAGAGCAGGAAAAGCGCGATGCGGATGGCGCCATCCACCAGGTTGAAGGCCACGTTCCCATTCAACGAAGGCCAGATGCGGCTGAGGCCGGTGGTCGCGTACACCGGGATCATCTTGTAGAACACGATGAAGAAGCCGACGGAGAGCATCACGTTGAGTGCAGCGATCCAACCGGAGATCTCCAGCTTCTTCGCATCGGGTGCATTTGGCGTCTCATCGAGCGCCACGTTGGCAGAAAACTTCAGCGCACGGAATCCGAGTGCCATCGCCTGGCCCAGCGTGGCGACGCCGCGGACGACCGGCCATCCCATCCATTTATGTTTTTCGCTGGGACGCTCGACCGGCTCAGAGTGCGTGGCGATGCCGCCATCGGGACGGCGGACGGCGATGGCACACGCGTGCGGCGAGCGCATCATCACGCCCTCCAGCACCGCCTGGCCACCGACCAGGGTCTCCTCGCCGC contains:
- a CDS encoding type II toxin-antitoxin system HicB family antitoxin, which gives rise to MRYAVIYHKTRSGYSAEAPDVPGCIAAAKTLRETQKLMREAISLHLELTKEMGEKLPRPETETNYVRVRKPELRARAR
- the purF gene encoding amidophosphoribosyltransferase, coding for MPTPSDKFHDECGVVAIYAHPEASTLAYLGLHMLQHRGQESAGIVSSDLATLHAHKAMGQVADIFTEDVLARLTGPLAIGHTRYSTSGDSALLNAQPIMVDCNKGMIALAHNGNLVNAHIIRQKLEQQGSIFQTTSDTEVIVHLVAQSKEQTLPEAIADALRRIEGAFSLVLMTRDRVFAVRDPRGFRPLSMGRIKGTQVPGSASLPSAAVGNDTIVFASETCAFDLIGATYERDVSPGEMIVVGPEGISSRFYHSTSQPQSSCIFEHVYFSRPDSIVFGRSVQESREALGRQLAIEAPVEADIVVPVPDSGVVAATGYSEQSNIPLRLGLIRNHYVGRTFIEPEQRVRDFGVRLKLNPVRSLLKDKRVILIDDSIVRGTTSRKIVRMVREAGAKEVHMRISCPPTISPCFYGVDTPSKSQLIAANKSIEEIREYIGADSLAYLSHEGMKQACGESEKLTYCSACYTGKYPTDFIDVAELEASAKKC
- the prmC gene encoding peptide chain release factor N(5)-glutamine methyltransferase, whose translation is MRLDAALRRAVRTLEQNDVGSSRMNAETLLMFVLGCDRAYLYAHPERKLTGDEENRYNATITERSTGKPTQYITGHQEFWGLDFIVSPAVLIPRPETEHVIETTLELAKALTSEKMFEKIADIGTGSGCIAVALAGEFPAAKMTAVDISSAALEIARANAARHQLEKRIAFFESDLLAALPKEHFDLVVSNPPYVGEGEADKVQRQVREFEPKVAVFSGIEGMDIYRRLIPQARAALVPGGWLVMEMGYSSEQLVRELLSGWTNIRVTHDLQGIPRVIAAQKPA
- the prfA gene encoding peptide chain release factor 1, with translation MYERLDQIEKKYEELTQALSSPEIVTDSAKYQKTAKAHAELTGIVEKYREFKDLRRGISESKQMLAEETDAELRAMAQEELTKLESRVGGVEEEIKKLLLPKDPNDDKNVVLEIRAGTGGDEASLFAGEMFRMYTRFAEAHRWKVEILSSSESGVGGLKEVIAIVEGKGAYSLLKYESGVHRVQRVPQTEQQGRVHTSAITVAVLPEAEDVDVKIEAKDLRIDTFCSSGPGGQSVNTTYSAVRITHIPTGTVVSCQDEKSQIKNREKGMRVLRSRLYEQELERQHQLLAKERKAQVGSGDRSEKIRTYNFPQNRVTDHRVGLTIHQLSDVMEGKLQPFIDAVAAHDQAEKLKQEAAVVS
- a CDS encoding DUF1385 domain-containing protein; translation: MSWLRKNLRFLTAVQLLPALESGEETLVGGQAVLEGVMMRSPHACAIAVRRPDGGIATHSEPVERPSEKHKWMGWPVVRGVATLGQAMALGFRALKFSANVALDETPNAPDAKKLEISGWIAALNVMLSVGFFIVFYKMIPVYATTGLSRIWPSLNGNVAFNLVDGAIRIALFLLFIWAVSLWSDIRRVYQYHGAEHKTVFAFEDGGPLNIEAAQKFSTFHPRCGTSFLMTVMLISIVFYMVFPVHTLWARIAIRIALLPVIAGVSYEIIRFAAKRRKSLFALMTQPGLWLQRITTKPPADAQVECAIRALDEAMVLERQRGGELVIA